The following nucleotide sequence is from Salvelinus sp. IW2-2015 linkage group LG26, ASM291031v2, whole genome shotgun sequence.
cattgaagatgggtcgtggctgggtcttccagcatgacatcgacacgagcacacagccatggcaactaaggagtggctccgtaagaagcatctcaaggtcctggagtggcctagccagtcccagacctgaacccaataggaaatctttgagggagctgaaactccgtattgcccagcgacagccccgaaacctgaaggatctggagaagatctgtagggaggagtgggccaaaatccctgctgcagtgtgtgcaaacctagtcaagaactacaggaaacgtatgatctctgtaattgcaaacaaaggtttctgtacaaatattaagttctgcttttctgatgtatcaaatacttatgtcatgcataataaaatgcaaattaattacttaaaaaatcatacaatgtgattttctggatttttgttttgattccgtctctcatagttgaagtgtacctatgataaaaattacagacctctacatgctttgtaagtaggaaaacctgcaaaatcggcagtgtatcaaatacttgttctccccactgtatatataaatctgGTTCAACCTATTAGATGCGACAAGATAAATGGCAAATTACCACCTAGGAACACAGCCGGTCGAATCTGGGGTCatggtcactgtgtgtgtgtgtggtgttgttgtgtgtgtgtgtgtgtgtctgtctgtctgtgtgtgtgcatgcatacaaCGAACGCTTTTGTGAGTGCGTGTATGTGCTTGTGGACTAAATGTTTTATGTTCCTTATAGCCAGTTTTTTCTCTCGGCGTGAAGCAGAATGTCTTTGTCAGGTTCATTTGACGTTTCTCTTCCAATGGTTTTGATCCGCATCCACGTCTTTGTATGAACAGATGAATCAGATGCTCCGTCTCCGATGGATGCTAAGCACCACTGGCTCCACAGACCCTGTCTGCTGATGCTCGAAGATGGGGATGTCACAAAGTCAGGACAGCTGGGCTGTGGTCACATCGGATCAGAGTCCCCTGCAAAATCCAAAGTCCATTCAAAGGGGGTCCTGAGCCCGGGGGCGACAAAAGAGGGTCCCATTTCCCAACTAGAGACCCCCGCTCAGAGGCTGATGAGACAGCTGGAGGAGGGGAACTGCACTGTGACAACTCTCTCCACATGGGGAGAGAGGCATTTCGGGAAGGCCTCCACCCCTTTGATGCTCATACCCTCCAAAGCGGCTGTGCCAGAGGTGGagatgaaggaggagaagaagaggcctCAGCTGCCCTCCTACAAGGAGGACTCTGTGGTTGAGGAGAAGGAGCTGGAAGAGAGTGAACGTAAGCTGCAGGACTCACCCAGTGGCTCAGATGGCATAAGTCCTGACCTGGACGACACGTCTGATCGTCCTGTGGAGGAGCTCTATGAAGGCAGCCATACCCAGGGGCCCAGACTGGGGCTTCAGAACCAGACCAAAGCCAACGGGCTAACTATTGATGAGACTAATGCCAACAGAGCACAGGCAGACAGTGAAGAGGGAGCTGTGGGGGACTGCAGGCCTTCCCCTATGTCTCCGTCAGTGGATCCAGACAATGAGCTACAGGCCGGCCCCGCGGGCATTCTGTCCAGGGAGCGAGGCACTACCCTGGGGGAGGTGGCCCCCGTGTGGGTCCCTGACGCCCATACGCTGGTCTGTATGATGTGTGAAGTCAGGTTCACCTTCACAAAGAGAAGGCACCACTGCCGCGCCTGTGGCAAGGTGAGGGTCTTACACCACTTGGTTGTATTTCAATTAAGAAGGGAATGCATGTTTGTCTATGGTCTCTTGTCCCTGAGAAAGGAGGCTGACCCTgttagtgattgtgtgtgtgtgtgtgtgtgtgtgtgtgtgtgtgtgtgtgtgtgtgtgtgtgtgtgtgtgtgtgtgtgtgtgtgtgtgtggtgcgcggcGGCGCGCGCGTGTCCCCTACAGGTATTCTGTTCATTGTGCTCCGGTCTGAAGTTCCGACTAACACACCTGGATGGGAAGGAGGGGCGTGTCTGTGTCTCCTGTCACTCAACTCTAGTGAAAAGTGAGTATCACCTGACAACACTGTTACCATAACACTACAGGCAAAAACGGTGTTTTACACAGTTCATTGGTGCAACATGTAGAAACatgttcccactctctcttttgttattttcttcaggaaCCCCTcccagggggagaaggagggtgtGGTTTGCTGATGAAATCCTATCCAATGAGAAATCAGACTCTGCTCCTTGTACACCAATCAGAGGCCCCACCTTCTCACCGCTATTATTGAGGAGAAGTATAGCTGCTACAATCAGAAGCGCCACTGGCTCACCACAGACCAGCAGGAGGACACCAATAGCACAGGGGCCGCCCCTGCTCAATGTATGTAACAAAACATTGTCAGACCAGACTCATTTAATGCAATTGATTTAAAATGTACATAAAATATCTGAGGATGTGCTCACATGTAGTGTACTATCAGTCTTTCTGTTGATACCTTTGATATCCATAACCCAAAGTAATctataagctctctctctctttccttcctcctccctctctcctcttccttggggcagcaggtagccgaGAGCCTCGAGGCTAGAGAAGTGGGTCGTTGCTGGTTCTAATCCCATGTCTGACAGGGGGACATCTGGTTGAGAGTGTCCTAGATGCCATCACCTGCAGTTGTGGCCTTGAGCGAGGCACTTAACCCCTAAACTGCTCACTGGTGTGGTACTAGTAGCTGCCCACTGCTccagccactgtgtgtgtgtgtggtacaacaGAAGACCAATGTCTGTCTTGTATGGATTAATAAAgtattcttctcccctctccgtATAGCCTCTGCAGGAGGTGTGTGGGCCCTGTGGCTGGGGTACAGCAACCCTGGTCAGTAGCCACATCAGTAGCTCTGCCAACCTCATCCCACTGGATGGCCTCCCTCCCATCCTCACCTCTACTGGAGTCAAAGGAGGTACAACCAGGCTACCAACACTGGAGATGCTAACCGCTAGCTCACTTTAGCTAACCGCTAGCTCACAACCCCTACCCTATGTGGACCGgtgcctgctggttttctgttatacctgataattaattgcagacacctggtgtcccaggtctaaatcagtccctaatTAGAGGGGAACAACGAAAAAACGCGGTGGAACAGGACCTGGCTTCGAGGTTGAGTTTGAGGGTCATAGGGTTAGGTAGTCAGCTACAGGATATGCAGAAGGCTAGCTCACTGTACTGGGATTGTCATAGCATTAGGTAGTTAGCTACTGGAGATGCTAATGGCTGGCTAGTTCACTGTGCTGGGATTGTCAACTGGACACTTCTTTTGAATAGTTTCTAAGGATGTCTAGGTTACCGTTTCATCTGTCTCACCAGACTACACAGTGGAGGAAAGGCCCTCTGAGAGGGTTCTCATCCAGGAACTGGAGAGCGGAAGGCccaactccctggtctttgtcctCAACGCCAACCTACTGGCCATGGTCAAGCTAGTCAACTGTATGTGACATTTTCTCTCAACATTCAACCTTTTTTCAGTTATTGACACTGTGTGACACCATGTTTTCATCTTAGCTCACTATGGAACAATTCAAATCACATGTGACCTCACATTGAAGCGCTACCTCTCATTGGTTTTCCCAGATGTAAACAGGAAGTGCTGGTGTGTGACGTCAAAGGGCATGCACGCGGTGGGCCAGGTGGAAGTGGTGGTGCTGCTGCAATGTCTGCCCGAAGAGAAGAGCTTCCCCAAAGACATCTTCAGCCACTTTATACAGCTCTACAGGGACGCCCTCACAGGTGAGACTGGTATTGACGTGGTCTGGCAAGTTAGGTACCATTGATCAGCACTGGATTGAGCTCTGAAGCAGGTCTTGAAAGAGTCCCATTTTCCttccattttacattttagtcatttggcagatgttcttatccagagtgatttacaattagtgcattcatcttaagatagctaggtgagacaacaacacatcacaatagtatcaagtacattttccctcaacataGTAGTTAACAACAAAGTCAGTGTTAGTGGGATGGGTGCAACCTGAacgttatttaagatactcttcaaagaggtagggtttcaaaagatgggcagggactccgctgtcctgactttagggggaagcttgttccaccattggggtgccaggaYAGAGAtcagctttgactgggctgagcgggagctttCGTGCCGTAGAGGTGTGAGggaccaagagaccagaggtgggggaacggagtgctcgggttgggatgtagggtttttaagccttgagacaattccctgtgtgtatcaagaaaggtTCTCCACCGAATggacttccagccaacttgacacaactgtgggaagcaatggagtcaacatgggccagcattcctgtggaacactttcgacaccttgtaaagtccatacCCRgacaaattgaggctgttctgagggcaactcaatattaggaaggtgttcctaatgttttgtacagtcattgattatctctctttccctccctccatctctattttcccctccatctctctctctctctccccctctctctctctttctgcaggcAAGGTACTGAGCCACCTGGGTCTCTCCCAGTTCTCCAGTAGTTTCCTGGGCTGTGAGGAGCATGCAGGGTTCCTCTGGGTGCACTCCACTCTCCAGTCCCTGCAGGGTCTCCCTATGCCCAACCAGCCCTTTCTCTTTGGCCTGCTGATCCACCGGGCTGAGGTGTCCTGGGCCAAGGCTTTCCCCCTGCGCCTCATGCTCAGATTGGGAGCTGAGTACAGATGTGAGTCAgcgctctgagagagagagagagagagcacctggGTCTCTCCCAGTTCTCCAGTAGTTTCCTGGGCTGTGAGGAGCATGCAGGGTTCCTCTGGGTGCACTCCACTCTCCAGTCCCTGCAGGGTCTCCCTATGCCCAACCAGCCCTTTCTCTTTGGCCTGCTGATCCACCGGGCTGAGGTGTCCTGGGCCAAGGCTTTCCCCCTGCGCCTCATGCTCAGATTGGGAGCTGAGTACAGATGTGAGTCAGCGCTCTGNNNNNNNNNNNNNNNNNNNNNNNNNtggtgtgtggtgtctgtgtgttgtgtgtgtgtgttgtgtgtgtgtgtgtgtggtgtgtgtgtgtgtgtgtgtgtctgtgttcgtgtctgtgtgtgtgtgtgtgtgtgtgtgtgtgtgtggcgccgcGCGCGCGGTGTCCCCTACAGGTATTCTGTTCATTGTGCTCTCCGGTCTGAAGTTCCGACTAACACACCTGGATGGGAAGGAGGGGCGTGTCTGTGTCTCCTGTCACTCAACTCTAGTGAAAAGTGAGTATCACCTGACAACACTGTTACCATAACACTACAGGCAAAAACGGTGTTTTTACACAGTTCATTGGTGCAACATGTAGAAACatgttcccactctctcttttgttattttcttcaggaaCCCCTcccagggggagaaggagggtgtGGTTTGCTGATGAAATCCTATCCAATGAGAAATCAGACTCTTGCTCCCTTGTACACCAATCAGAGGCCCACCTTCTCACCGCTATTATTGAGGAGAAGTATAGCTGCTACAATCAGAAGCGCCACTGGCTCACCACAGACCAGCAGGAGGACACCAATAGCACAGGGGCCGCCCCTGCTCAATGTATGTAACAAAACATTGTCAGACCAGACTCATTTAATGCAATTGATTTAAAATGTACATAAAATATCTGAGGATGTGCTCACATGTAGTGTACTATCAGTCTTTCTGTTGATACCTGTTGATATCCATAACCCAAAGTAATctataagctctctctctctttccttcctcctcctctctcctctccttgggcagcaggtagccgaGAGCCTCGAGGCTAGAGAAGTGGGTCGTTGCTGGTTCTAATCCCATGTCTGACAGGGGACATCTGGTGAGAGTGTCCTAGATGCCATCACCTGCAGTTGTGGCCTTGAgcgaggcacttaaccctaaactGCTCACTGGTGTGGTACTAGTAGCTGCCCACTGCTccagccactgtgtgtgtgtgtggtacaacaGAAGACCAATGTCTGTCTTTATGGATTAATAAAGTATTCTTCTCCCCTCTCGTATAGCCTCTGCAGGAGGTGTGTGGGCCCTGTGGCTGGGGTACAGCAACCCTGGTCAGTAGCCACATCAGTAGCTCTGCCAACCTCACCACTGGATGGCCTCCCTCCCATCCTCACCTCTACTGGAGTCAAAGGAGGTACAACCAGGCTACCAACACTGGAGATGCTAACCGCTAGCTCACTTTAGCTAACCGCTAGCTCACAACCCTACCCTATGTGGACCGgtgcctgctggttttctgttataCTGATAATTTAATTGCAGACAcgtggtgtcccaggtctaaatcagtccctaatTAGAGGGGAACAACGAAAAAACGCGGTGGAACAGGACCTGGCTTCGAGGTTGAGTTTGAGGGTCATAGGGTTAGGTAGTCAGCTAAGGATATGCAGAAGGCTAGCTCACTGTACTGGGTTGTCATAGCATTAGGTAGTTAGCTACTGGAGATGCTAATGGCTGGCTAGTTCACTGTGCTTGGGATTGTCAACTGGACACTTCTTTTGAATAGTTTCTAAGGATGTCTAGGTTACCGTTTCATCTGTCTCACCAGACTACACAGTGGAGAAAGGCCCTCTGAGAGGGTTTCTCATCCAGGAACTGGAGAGCGGAAGGCccaactccctggtctttgtcctCAACGCCAACCTACTGCCATGGTCAAGCTAGTCAACTGTATGTGACCATTTTCTCTCAACATTCAACCTTTTTTCAGTTATTGACACTGTGTGACACCATGTTTTCATCTTAGCTCACTATGGAAATTCAAATCACATTGTGACCTCACATTGAAGCGCTACTCTCATTGGTTTTCCCAGATGTAAACAGGAAGTGCTGGTGTGTGACGTCAAAGGGCATGCACGCGGTGGGCCAGGTGGAAGTGGTGGTGCTGCTGCAATGTCTCCCGAAGAGAAGAGCTTCCCCAAAGACATCTTCAGCCACTTTATACAGCTCTACAGGACGCCCTCACAGGTGAGACTGGTATTGACGTGGTCTGGCAAGTTAGGTACCATTGATCAGCACTGGATTGAGCTCTGAAGGCAGGTCTTGAAAGAGTCCCATTTTCCttccatttttacattttagtcatttggcagatgttcttatccagagtgatttacaattagtgcattcatcttaagatagctaggtgagacaacaacacatcacaatagTATCAAGACATTTCCCTCAACATAGTAGTTAACAACAAAGTCAGTGTTAGTGGGATGGGTGCAACCTGAacgttatttaag
It contains:
- the LOC139022569 gene encoding zinc finger FYVE domain-containing protein 9-like, whose amino-acid sequence is MLKFFSARDDENESLLGALTDDESDAPSPMDAKHHWLHRPCLLMLEDGDVTKSGQLGCGHIGSESPAKSKVHSKGVLSPGATKEGPISQLETPAQRLMRQLEEGNCTVTTLSTWGERHFGKASTPLMLIPSKAAVPEVEMKEEKKRPQLPSYKEDSVVEEKELEESERKLQDSPSGSDGISPDLDDTSDRPVEELYEGSHTQGPRLGLQNQTKANGLTIDETNANRAQADSEEGAVGDCRPSPMSPSVDPDNELQAGPAGILSRERGTTLGEVAPVWVPDAHTLVCMMCEVRFTFTKRRHHCRACGKVFCSLCSGLKFRLTHLDGKEGRVCVSCHSTLVKRTPPRGRRRVWFADEILSNEKSDSAPCTPIRGPTFSPLLLRRSIAATIRSATGSPQTSRRTPIAQGPPLLNVCNKTLSDQTHLMQLI